The nucleotide window GCGGTGAGCGCCAGGGCGCCGGCGGTGAAGGCCACGAGTACCGCGCACGCCTGCCACACCGGGCCCAGGCCGCCGCCCGTGATCAGCCTCCTGAGGGCCTCGACCACGTAACTCATCGGCAGGAAGGGGTGGATCGCGTTGAAGAAACCGGGGCTCGTCTGCACGGGATACGTGCCGCCCGCGGACGTCAACTGGAGCATGAGGAAGGCGAGGACGAGGATGCGGCCCGCCGCGCCGAAGCGGGCGTTCAGCCACTGCACGATCGCCGCGAAGCACGCCGTCACCAGGAACAGGAAGCCCACCGTCCCGGCCGCCCGCGCCATCTCCAGGCCGACGGCGAAGTGGAGCACCGCCATGAGCGCGGCCGTCTGGAGCACGCCCAGCGCGGCCACCGGCAGCCAGCCCGCCAGCGCGATCCGCCACGCCGAGGCGCCTGCCGCGAGGGCACGCCGGTTGAGCGGCTGGATCAGCATGTACGCCACCATCGCGCCCACCCAGAGGGACAGCGGGATGAAGTAAGGGGCGAACCCGGTGCCGTAGTTGGGCGCCTTGTGCAGGTCTTCGGTGGCCAGCCGCACCGGGTCGGCCATCACGTCGGTGCGCCGGTCGCGGTCCTGCTTGTCGTAGTCGGGGATCCGGCCGGCGCCGTCGTGCAGTCCGCCCGCGAGCTTCCCGGAGCCGTCGACCAGCTTGTACATGCCCCCCTTGAGGTCGTTCGCGCCCGTCTTCAGCCGGCCGACGCCCGTGTCGAGGTCCGCTGCGCCGGTGCTCGCCGTGCCCAGGCCGGTGTGCAGCGTCTCGGCGCCGTTGGCGACCTTCGCGGCGCCCGTGTTGAGCGCGTTCACCTTGGCGACGGCCGAGTCGAGGTCATCGGAGAGGGTGGGCGCCGCCTCGGCGAGAGCGCGTGCCTGTCGCTCCAGGGTCTTCAGGTCCTTGGCGAAGGCCTTCATGTCGCCGCCGTAGTTCCGCACCACGGTGTTGACGTCCTCGGTGAGCCGCGCCGCGTCCGCCGCCGCGTCCTTGGCCTTCTTCAGATCCGCGCAGGCCGCGTCGGGCAGGACTTGGTCCTCGCAGCGCCGCCGGTAGACGCCGTCGAGGGTGTCGGAGGCGGCACGGGTGCCGGTCGCGGCGGCGGGGGCCGTCTTCACGAACGCGTCCAGGTGCCCCCGGATCGTGCCCGCCGAATCGGCCACCAGGGTCGCGGTGTCGGCGATCGTCCGGCCGTTCTCCTTCAGGAACGGGCGCACCTGGTCCGCCGCGCCGTTGACCTTGTCGGCCAGCTTCTGCGTCCCGTCCGCGACCTGTTGGGCACCCTCCTCCAGATCGCCCGCGCCCGTGTCGAGCTTCGTCAGCCCGCCGGACAGCGAACCGCTGCCCTCCTTGGCGTCCCTCAGCCCGTCCGCGAGGTCCTTGGAGCCCTTCTCCGCCTTGCCGATCCCGCCGGTGAGGTCGTCGGCGCCCTTCGCGGCCCTCTCGGTCCCTTCGTGGATGTCCGAGAACGAGATGAAGATCCGGTCGAGGAACGACCGCGACGCCTTCGTCGACGCCGCCGTACGCACCTCGGAGAACACCGTCCGCGAGATCTGCCCGACGATGTAGTTGTTCGCGTCGTTCGTACGCACCTGGAGGGCGCCCGTCTGCGGCGACTCCCCTGAGCTGGAAGCGATCCTCTCGCTGAAGTCCGCCGGCATGGTCAGCGACAGGTAGTACGTGCCGTCCTCGACGCCCTTGCGCGCCTCGGCGGCGCTCACCAGGTGCCACTCGAAGGTGTCGCTGTCGCGCAGTCCCTCGGCGATCTCGTCGCCCGCCGCGAGCCTCTCCTTGCCGACCGACGCCCCCTTGTCGTCGTTCACCAACGCCACGGGGATACGGTCCAGACGGCCGTACGGGTCCCAGAACGACCACAGATAGAGGGCGCCGTACAGCAGCGGCAGCAACAGGAGCGAGGCCAGCGCGGCACGCGGCAGTTTGCCCCGGCCGAACCGCCTGAGCTCAAGCGCGGCGAGTTTCGGCGAGCGCATCGGCCTTCTCCTTGTCGTCGTCGCTGAGATTCGTGTCGGTGTCGGTGTCCGTGTGGGTGTGGGTGTCGGGGGCTGCGGTCGGCTCGTCGTCGCCCACAGGGGAGGGCGTTTCGGGGACGCCCTCACACGCGCGTGCCGCTTTCCCCGGTGCCGTCGACACGACGACCGCCCCTTCAGGCGCCTCGCTGCACACCGCCAGAACCGTGGTCCCGGACCCGGCCAGGGATCGCAACAGGGCCCATGCCTCGGCCCGTTCGGTGTCGGAGAGCTTCAGATCGGTGTCGTCGACGCCGAGCAGCCGGGGCCGGCCGACGAGGGCCAGGGCGACGGACAACCGCAGCGACTCCAGCCGATCCAGGTCGCGTACGGCGGTCCGGGAGCCCTTGGGCAGGGCCTCCGGGTCGAGCCCGGCGGAGGCCAGCGCGGTGTCGATCCGCAGCTTCGTCTCGGCGGCACGGTCGGCCCGGGACCGCAGCAGACCGCGCAGGGAACCGTCGAACCGCCGCTGCAGCAGCGCCCGTTCGCGCAGATGCTCGCCGACGGTCAGGGCCGGGTCGAGGTCGGTGACGCCGGGGACATGGGCGAGAGCGCTGATCCGGCGCACGGCCGCCATCTGCTTCGGCAGCCGGAGGGAGCCGACGGTGGCCCGGCCCTCGCTCGGCTTCATGCGCCCGGTGAGCGCGAGCAGCAGACAGGTCCGCCCCGACCCGGACGGCCCCTCGACGGCGATCAGCGAGCCGGGCTCGACCTCGAACCCCACGCCCCGGAACGCCCAGCCGCGCGGCCCCTCGAGCCCGAACCCCTCGGCGGCGAGAGAGACCCCGCCGACCGCGCTCGGTACGTCGCCCGCCCGTGGCTCCGACATGTCCCCGAACCCCTCGACTCTTTTTGCACTGACTGGTCAGTGCAAAAACTACTCCGAACCCCTGATCGAAGCAAAGGCCCAGGTCAGACCGGATTGTCAGTGGCATACCTCACGATGGGCACATACGGCACCTCGTATGTGGGCGTGCCGTCACCCAGACGACAGGAGGTTCGTCATGGCCAGCTACCACGCGGCAGCCGATCGGCACCGCGCCACCGGCCCTGCCCCCTCACTGACCGGCCCCGCGAGCGACGTCCACCCCGTGCAGCGCCGTGCCACGGCCCCACCCGCCGCCCTCGACCTGCTCGCCCAGGCCCGCTCCGGGCTCGAAGAGGCGTCCGGGCTGCAGACCCCCAACGAGCGGTACGCCACGGCCCATCTGGCCGCCCTGCGCACCGCCGCCGCCGTGCTCGCCGCCCGGGGCCGCCCCGAGCCCTCCGCGAAACGCCGGGCCAGGATACGGAGCGCCTGGGAGGTGCTCCCCGAGATCGCGCCCGAACTCATCGAGTGGAGCGCGCTGTTCGCCTCCGGGGCGAGCCGCCGGGCACGCGCCGAGGCGGGCATCCAGGGCGCGGCGAGCGCGCGCGACGCCGACGACCTGATACGCGACGTGGCGATGTTTCTACGTCTGGTCGAGCGGATGCTGGTGCTCCAGCCGGTCCTGCCGCAGCCCAGGCGGGACGGCGGCGCGGGGGTCGCGGACACGGGCTGACCACTCGGCGCTGCCCATTAGGGTTGGGAGCACCAGCCTCCGCCACGGCCGCCCGGCCGGCGGCGGAGACGCAGCCCATCGCTCCGCCGCACACCAGGCGGTGCCGCGCCGAGGAGTCAACTGCCGTGTCGGATCCGATGCGCCCACCCGTCTCCCATGACCACCCGCACACGACGTCGCTCCGCTCCGACCCCCCTCGGGCTCGCGCCGCCCTGCGTACCGCCGTGGTCCGGGAGGTCCTCCAGGACGCCCTCGACCGCCGGGTGAAGGCCACGGGACGCGAGTCGCTCGACGTGCTGGACACCGGGGGCGGCAGCGGCAGGTTCGCGGTGCCCCTGGCCGGCCTCGGCCACCGCGTCACGGTCGTCGACCCCAGCCCGAACGCACTGTTCGCGCTGGAGCGCCGAGCCGCCGAGGCCGGCGTCGCCGACCGCGTCCAGGGCGTCCAGGGCGACGCACACGGCCTCTTCGACGTGGTCGAACGCGGCGGCTACGACGCCGTGCTGTGCCACGGTGTCCTGGAGTACGTGGACGACCCCGCCGAGGGCATCGGCAACGCGGTCGCCGCGCTGCGCCCCGGCGGCGTGCTCAGCCTGCTCGCCGCGGGCCTCGGCGGCGCGGTCCTCGCCCGTGCCCTCGCCGGGCACTTCAAGGAGGCCAAGCAGGCGCTCGACGACCCGAACGGACGCTGGGGCGAAGGCGATCCGGTGCCTCACCGCTTCACCGCCGAGCAGCTCACCGCGCTCGTCGAGGGCGCGGGCCTGAGCGTCGCCGCCGTGCACGGCGTCCGGGTCTTCGCCGACCTGGTCCCCGGCGTCCTCGTCGACACCGAGCCCGGAGCCCTGGACGCCCTGCTCAGGCTGGAGGCCGCGGCCGCCGAGCTGCCGGCGTTCCATGCGGTGGCCACACAGCTCCATGTGCTCGGCGAGACCCGTGGGACCACCGAGGCCTGAGCCGCCTCCCGATCCCGGCCCAGCGGCCGGCGCCCGAAGAGCCGGTGAGCGCTTGCGAGGCTGACGAGCCAATACGCCCGTGCCGCGCTGATCAGGGGCTCGGCCGCAGATGGAGTACGCCACAGGCCCCCCGATCGGGCGCCCGGAGCCGTATGATCGAGGGAGACCGTCCTGCATGACGGACCGTTCGCTGGGGAATGCACGCCTCAGTGAATCGGGGCGCCATGGCGGGTTCTGGTTGGCTAATTGGCGTAGAGGGGCGGGTTTCACGGGGGCGATTCCCTGCCTATCCTAAAAAGGACCCCCGGGTCGCTCCGGCGACCGCACGATGAGGAGGACTCCGTGCCGCTCTCAGAGCACGAGCAGCGCATGCTCGAGCAGATGGAGCGAGCGCTGTACGCCGAAGATCCCAAGTTCGCGTCAGCGCTTGAGGGAAGCGGGCTGCGTACGTACACCCGGCGGCGGGTCTACCAGGCGGTCGCGGGCTTTCTGGTGGGTATCGCGCTCCTCATGGCCGGAATGGTCGCACAGCAGATCTGGGTCAGCGTGGTGGGATTCCTCGTCATGCTGGGCTGCGCGGTGCTCGCCGTCACCGGTTGGCGCAAGGCCCCCAAGCCGGGTGAGCAGCCTGCCGGAGCCGCCGGTTCAGCCGGTGCGCGTCGGCAGACACGACAGCGCCGCTCCATGATGGACCGCATCGAACAGCGCTGGCAGCGCCGCCGAGACGAGCAGGGCGGCCACTGAGCCCTCGGGCCTGCCGAGCTGACAGACCCCACAGAGACGGATGAAGGGTGATCACCCACTGGGCGGTCGCCCTTCACGCATGCCCGGGACGCGGGTGTGCTGTGCGCTGTCCGGGGCCTCGTGTCACCGGTGGAGCGGTCGCCCTGTCGCCGACGAGCCCTCGCCCGGCTTCCCGCGTCGCCACCATCCCGGCCCCCGGAGTCCCGGGAGCCCCCCGTAGTCCCGGGAGAACCTGTAGTCCCCGGAGCCCCGGGAGACCCCCCATGGTCCCCGTAGTCCTCGGAGTCCCCGTAGTCCCGGGAGACCCCCATGGTCCCCGGAGTCCTGGGAATCACCGGAGCCCCCGGCGCGGCTCGGCATAGCCCCCACGTGCAGCCCGCGGAATCCCTCATGAGCTCCGCCGCCCGTCCCTACACAGAACCGCCCTGCCCGCCGGACAGATCGTCCGGCGGGCAGGGCAGGGCGGGGCGAGGCGGGCAGGGGCCGGGGGCTACAGACCCCGCCGGCTCAGCCGTTCTGGCCCGACGGTCGTCGTAGCGTGGGGCGGCGGGCCGCCAAGCTGCTCGTCAGAGCTGCCCAGCGGGCCGATGTCGCCCAGACCACTCGGACGGTCGAACGGGGTGCCAGCAGCGCCCGCCACTGGCTGGCGCGGCCGACATGGGACCGGAGCGACGCCGCGACATGCAGCGCGTCCTTGGCCAGGCCCCCGGGGACCCGTGGCTCCGGAGCGTAGAGGACCTGCTCCACGGCCGCCGCCAGCCGGTGCACCGCCGCCTCGGCCGGCGCATCGAGGTGGCCGAGCCGCACGATCCGCTCGGCCGCCTTGCGGGGCGTCTGGGAGTCGTCCGGCGAGATCCCGTAGTCCCACGCCGTGTCGGTCACCTCCTGCCAGGCCGCCAGCGCGTGGGCCGCCGCGTCCGCCTCCGTACGGCCATGACCGCCGAGCCGAACGGACCGTACCCGCATCCGCCACATCATCGGCAGGAGCGGGATCGCCAGGGCCAGCAGCACCGCCGGGACGAACCACAGCAGCCACAGCGGGGGACCGTCGTCGGTCGGAACCGTCACGGTCGCCGCGGACTCGGTCGGGCAACCGCCGTCAAGCCGCCGCTGCTGGACCGTGCAGCTCTCGCTCTCCGACGGACCCGCGGACGGGGCCGCCGACGCCGATTCCGAGGCCTGCGGCACATCGGGCAGGCCACCGGTGCTCGACGACTCCTGCTGTGTGTACTCGGGAGTCGTACCCCGGGTCGGGGTCGGCTCGAAGCGGGTCCAGCCCACGCCCTCGAAGTACAGCTCGGGCCACGCGTGCGCGTCCCGCAGCCCCACCGACATCGAACCGTCCGAGTTCGGCGTACCGGGAGTGAAGCCCACCGCCACCCGGGCCGGGATGCCCAGCGTGCGGGCCATCGCGGACATCGCGAACGAGAAGTGGATGCAGAAGCCCTCCTTCTTGTCCAGGAACCGCGCTATCGCCCGGGGGCCCTTGCCGACCTCCACCTGGGTGTCGTACGTGAACTTGCCGCTCGTCGCGAAGTAGTTCTGCAGCTTGACGGCCCGCTCGTAGTTGTTCGCCGAGCCTGCGGTCACCTTGCGCGCGGTCTGCGCCACCTCCGGCGCCAGATTCTCCGGCACCTTGGTGAACTCACGCTTCATCAGGGCCGACGGCTCCGGCGCCTGCGCGAGCTGCTTGGCCGTGGGCTGCACGATCAGGCTCTCGACCTCGTACTCCACGCCCTTCGTGTCCTGGTCGTGGTCGCCGACCAGCGTGCGCCCGATGGGCTCGTAGCGCCAGTCGCCGTCGATGTCCACGGAGGTCGCCGGGTACGGCATCGGCAGCCAGTCCTGCCCGTAGTCCTTCGCCGCGGCGATCCGGGTCTTGATCTCGGTCCGCTTGACACCGGGGCCGAGACCGACCGGGGTGCCGAAGTCGTCCGGCACCTTCGTGATGGACCGCTGGGTGGGCTTCCAGGAGATGCCGTCGAACTCGTCCAGGGCGACGATCCGCAGATACATCTCCGTGTTCTTGTCGGTGTCGGTGCGGTACGAGATGACCTCGCGGTCCTGGTCCACGTTCAGGCTGTCGCGCAGTTCCACCACGGGGTTCACCGCGGAGATCGTGCCTCCGCCACCGGAGCCCGCGCCGATGCCCTGGCCCGCGCCGGCCAGCAGCCCGCCGTCGAGCGAGGGCAGGGCGAACGGCACCAGCAGGGCGACGCCCAGGGAGACCGCGCCGATCCGCCGCCCGGTGCGCACCGGGGCGGTCGCCGGCCCCCCGGAGTCCATGCCCGGAGCGCGGGGCGCGCCGGCGAAGACCCGGCCCCACTGCGAGAGCCGGTCGCGGCTCTCCGTCAGGAGCAGCAGCAGATACCCGGCGGCCGCGGCCAGGAACGCCAGCCAGTCGGCCCCGCCCGACAGCCCCGCGGCGACCGAGTACAGCGCGAGCAGCGGCAGCCCGGCCGGGGCCGCGCTGCGGAACGTCACCGCGAGCGCGTCGACCAGGAGGCCGATCACCAGGACACCGCCGACGATCATCAGCCGGATGCCGTCGGTCAGCGGCGCCGGGATCGCGTACCGCCCGATGTCCTCCGAGCCCTGCTGGAGCAGCGTCCCGAAGTACTGGAACGCCTCCGGGCCCGGGACGATCCCGGCCA belongs to Streptomyces graminofaciens and includes:
- a CDS encoding YhgE/Pip domain-containing protein produces the protein MRSPKLAALELRRFGRGKLPRAALASLLLLPLLYGALYLWSFWDPYGRLDRIPVALVNDDKGASVGKERLAAGDEIAEGLRDSDTFEWHLVSAAEARKGVEDGTYYLSLTMPADFSERIASSSGESPQTGALQVRTNDANNYIVGQISRTVFSEVRTAASTKASRSFLDRIFISFSDIHEGTERAAKGADDLTGGIGKAEKGSKDLADGLRDAKEGSGSLSGGLTKLDTGAGDLEEGAQQVADGTQKLADKVNGAADQVRPFLKENGRTIADTATLVADSAGTIRGHLDAFVKTAPAAATGTRAASDTLDGVYRRRCEDQVLPDAACADLKKAKDAAADAARLTEDVNTVVRNYGGDMKAFAKDLKTLERQARALAEAAPTLSDDLDSAVAKVNALNTGAAKVANGAETLHTGLGTASTGAADLDTGVGRLKTGANDLKGGMYKLVDGSGKLAGGLHDGAGRIPDYDKQDRDRRTDVMADPVRLATEDLHKAPNYGTGFAPYFIPLSLWVGAMVAYMLIQPLNRRALAAGASAWRIALAGWLPVAALGVLQTAALMAVLHFAVGLEMARAAGTVGFLFLVTACFAAIVQWLNARFGAAGRILVLAFLMLQLTSAGGTYPVQTSPGFFNAIHPFLPMSYVVEALRRLITGGGLGPVWQACAVLVAFTAGALALTAVAARRKQVWTLDRLHPELSL
- a CDS encoding ATP-binding cassette domain-containing protein, translating into MSEPRAGDVPSAVGGVSLAAEGFGLEGPRGWAFRGVGFEVEPGSLIAVEGPSGSGRTCLLLALTGRMKPSEGRATVGSLRLPKQMAAVRRISALAHVPGVTDLDPALTVGEHLRERALLQRRFDGSLRGLLRSRADRAAETKLRIDTALASAGLDPEALPKGSRTAVRDLDRLESLRLSVALALVGRPRLLGVDDTDLKLSDTERAEAWALLRSLAGSGTTVLAVCSEAPEGAVVVSTAPGKAARACEGVPETPSPVGDDEPTAAPDTHTHTDTDTDTNLSDDDKEKADALAETRRA
- a CDS encoding SAV_6107 family HEPN domain-containing protein translates to MASYHAAADRHRATGPAPSLTGPASDVHPVQRRATAPPAALDLLAQARSGLEEASGLQTPNERYATAHLAALRTAAAVLAARGRPEPSAKRRARIRSAWEVLPEIAPELIEWSALFASGASRRARAEAGIQGAASARDADDLIRDVAMFLRLVERMLVLQPVLPQPRRDGGAGVADTG
- a CDS encoding class I SAM-dependent methyltransferase gives rise to the protein MSDPMRPPVSHDHPHTTSLRSDPPRARAALRTAVVREVLQDALDRRVKATGRESLDVLDTGGGSGRFAVPLAGLGHRVTVVDPSPNALFALERRAAEAGVADRVQGVQGDAHGLFDVVERGGYDAVLCHGVLEYVDDPAEGIGNAVAALRPGGVLSLLAAGLGGAVLARALAGHFKEAKQALDDPNGRWGEGDPVPHRFTAEQLTALVEGAGLSVAAVHGVRVFADLVPGVLVDTEPGALDALLRLEAAAAELPAFHAVATQLHVLGETRGTTEA
- a CDS encoding DUF3040 domain-containing protein, with the protein product MPLSEHEQRMLEQMERALYAEDPKFASALEGSGLRTYTRRRVYQAVAGFLVGIALLMAGMVAQQIWVSVVGFLVMLGCAVLAVTGWRKAPKPGEQPAGAAGSAGARRQTRQRRSMMDRIEQRWQRRRDEQGGH
- a CDS encoding transglutaminase TgpA family protein, with the translated sequence MSGRARLALCAWAATVLSAVALIPLVEKTGWLLQAGVMLGVQTGVGALIRRVPLARPLTVAAQALVTLMMLTLVFAARHSLAGIVPGPEAFQYFGTLLQQGSEDIGRYAIPAPLTDGIRLMIVGGVLVIGLLVDALAVTFRSAAPAGLPLLALYSVAAGLSGGADWLAFLAAAAGYLLLLLTESRDRLSQWGRVFAGAPRAPGMDSGGPATAPVRTGRRIGAVSLGVALLVPFALPSLDGGLLAGAGQGIGAGSGGGGTISAVNPVVELRDSLNVDQDREVISYRTDTDKNTEMYLRIVALDEFDGISWKPTQRSITKVPDDFGTPVGLGPGVKRTEIKTRIAAAKDYGQDWLPMPYPATSVDIDGDWRYEPIGRTLVGDHDQDTKGVEYEVESLIVQPTAKQLAQAPEPSALMKREFTKVPENLAPEVAQTARKVTAGSANNYERAVKLQNYFATSGKFTYDTQVEVGKGPRAIARFLDKKEGFCIHFSFAMSAMARTLGIPARVAVGFTPGTPNSDGSMSVGLRDAHAWPELYFEGVGWTRFEPTPTRGTTPEYTQQESSSTGGLPDVPQASESASAAPSAGPSESESCTVQQRRLDGGCPTESAATVTVPTDDGPPLWLLWFVPAVLLALAIPLLPMMWRMRVRSVRLGGHGRTEADAAAHALAAWQEVTDTAWDYGISPDDSQTPRKAAERIVRLGHLDAPAEAAVHRLAAAVEQVLYAPEPRVPGGLAKDALHVAASLRSHVGRASQWRALLAPRSTVRVVWATSARWAALTSSLAARRPTLRRPSGQNG